TCTTGTAGCCAGTCTACAAATAACTTATTGTCTTCACCTGTCAGCTTCTGGCTTTCAATCTCTGCCAAAATCTCAATTAAGGTTGTCAGAGCTTTTTCATCTGTTTCTTGCTGTAATGTTTTTCCCTTAACCAGTTTTTTATTTAAGAGGTCTAATGCTTCCTCATTTTTTGGATTTTCCAACATATTTCTAATCAACTTGACATAGGCATCTAGTTGCTCTATCGGAGCTTCAAACCTCTTAGTTGGATGACCCAACATTTTACGGACTTTATTTATATGACTTCCAACTCTTTTTCTATTGGACTCAAACACACTGGAGTTAGTATCTTCATCTCCATAAACTTCTTTCGTTAGGTCTGTTATGTTAAAAGTATTCTTAGACACCTTAAAATCCGCCTTTCATTAAAATCATTCTCAAAAAAAAATCGGAAAAGAGATTCCGATTTTCATCTTGTAATCCTTATCTTATACTATTACATTCTATATCAATATCTCCTGCTAAGTAATCCACAAACCACCAATCTTCAAATCCTATTTTTCGTTGATAAATATTTTCATTTTCAAGACAAATCTTTATTTCGATTTCTTCCTCATTATCTTTCGCTGTAAAATATACAAAAGACCAATCTTCCATATCGAAGGTTACACACTGATATGAGCGTTCTTCTAATTCAGTAATATACGCTGTATATATCATTTCTCATTATCCTTTTCTTGCAGTAATATTTCTTCATAAATTTTCTCGCCATTCTTCAGACAAACTAAAAAGAGTGGTTGGTTCGTATTAGCATCAGATGCTACACAAACCAACCACTCATGTTCTTCTTTATTGTAAACACAAGAATGAACCAATACCATTTCAGGAGATATATTAAGCAATTCTTCTGTCACAAGGTTTTCATCAAGTTCCTCTTTATACAATAGAACTGACTCATCTGCAACTTGTTCTTCATCAACATCGATGCCAAATTGCAAAGACATGAAGATAGCAAAATGTTCGGCGTTATAGTAACACATTGTTCTTCCCCCCTTAAATATATCCTTTTTCTTTCAAGGATGTATATTTCCCATCACCAATAATGAGATGGTCCAAAAGCTCAATCCCCATAAGCTTTCCAGCTTCAGCAAGACGTTTTGTAACTTCCACATCTTCCCTGGATTCGGTAGTTTCACCAGATGGATGGTTATGAGCCACCATGATACTCGCTGCAGATGACAAGATAGCTGATTTCATAACTTCACGAGGGCTAACGATGCTGGCATTTAAGCTACCAATATGGCAGACATTTATAGATACTGGTTGGTTCTTGACGTCTAAGGTCACAACAATGAAATGCTCACGGTCTTTATCCTCTAAGAAACTCTTAATTAACTCATATGCATCCTGAGGACTTCTAATAACCCTATTCTTATACAAAACAGTTGATTCTCTTACTAGTTTCACTGACACAATTTCAACTCTTTTAGCACTTTTCATTAATCCAACTCCTACATGTATTTTTAAATCAATTAAATAATATATATTTAATTACAATTATTAATAC
The window above is part of the Cytobacillus sp. FSL H8-0458 genome. Proteins encoded here:
- the radC gene encoding RadC family protein translates to MKSAKRVEIVSVKLVRESTVLYKNRVIRSPQDAYELIKSFLEDKDREHFIVVTLDVKNQPVSINVCHIGSLNASIVSPREVMKSAILSSAASIMVAHNHPSGETTESREDVEVTKRLAEAGKLMGIELLDHLIIGDGKYTSLKEKGYI